The genomic window AAGAGataaaaaactacaaaacaCGACCCGACAAACGCAAGAATTAAGCACAGTTGTATTACTCTCTTTGAGACCTGCTGCGACATGGAAAAGAGATTGAATTGGCAGATGAGCTGTTCTTCAACTTTGTCGTTAATGTGATACTTCATTTCTGCGTTCATTACTCTGTGAGGAAACGACACACCATAGGTTCACTAGCTCCTGAAACAGAAGAACAGGGCCTGATTTCCTAAAAGTGTTGTTAAAACTTTTGTAAAGTAAAGTTTGCTTTTCTGTGATCACTTTGCCCTCATCTAAGCCCCAGGGGTAAGGAGAAGTCCTAAAAGTCAAGCAAACACTTGACTGGGTCTTGGGTTTGCCTGCCTGCGTTAAATTCTCCCCACCACCCCTCTGCTTTAACAAGACTAAGTAAACAGCAAATATAGAGAAAACGATAATCACAATAAATGGAATAATGATGGTAGCGATACCACtgatagtgatgatgatgattgtaTGGAcaagtttaaaacaaataaGACATCCTCTAAAACACTGTTGTTACTGACCAGGGTAAACTTCACCAGTAAATGTGTTCACTATCCATTCACAGGCAGTCCTGCTCTCCATTCTAAAGCAAAACAGCAGAAAAACCAGAAATCACAAAAGAACTTCTCTTAGGGACTCACAAAGCTTCCCTTGGGATCTATGACTAGGTAGAAATAACCTTGAGAGATAACTTTATGCCACACCTGCCCTGGTAATTGACCCTACCGCCTGCATGCAAATGTGATTCCTGTATGCAACTTGTGACCTGTGGAAGGAGAATGGGGGGTGGAGGGGGTTCTAATGTGTATGTAATCCTCCCTCTGAGATGGAAAAGTAACAATTTTGGATTATCAAATATCTGTCATAGTCTGATGTAGGGACCAGTCTATTCAAACTTTATGTCGCGCCCTTGTACTACAAGTAAATGCTACAGGCAAGCAATAAATGAGCTATTGAAATATGAATCAAAGTAAAAAGTAGAGCAGGTAGCTAAATTGAATAGATAGATGTGCCTCCCTGTAAAAACATCTTCATGTTTCAGATGTAGCAAACCTGATAAGTGATGTTCCTAAGTTTATTCCATTACCATCTCTTTCAATCACACATGATAGAACATCACCATATGGATTAAGTAGATCAATTAAATCCTGAAAAAATATACACATTAAATTCATTATAAATCCTTTTCATTTTACACATCATTaaaaagatcaaataaaaaattcctttaatGATCAATAGAAGTAACAGAGCATTGATAATAATTACCTGTTCTGTAATGtttggaggaaaattttcaataatgATCACATCACTGCCATCCAATGACTGTAATAAATCTTTCTGCAAAAATAGGCAATATTTTAGAGGATTTTTCTGCAAAAATCTGTATGACACTGCATGATCACTCAGAAAGTGAGATCATACATGTAGCTTATGAAAATATCCATGGGTCTTAATTGTAAAAGCAAAGCTTTTGGAGAGAAAGTGAAGGAAAGAAGATAATTATTTTAGAATTTATAACATTGAAGATGCATatgcttttaaaaaacaaagaagtttCTATaaaaatcgaaagaaaaggTGTGCTGAccttctggaaaaaaaagatgataattaAGATCTAATTCAACTTTGAAAAGTTCACACTTTCAAAGAACATAATCCCTTCTACCACTCTCAACCAGATTCCCATAGCTGATTTTTCAAATGACATTGGATATCCCTCTCCATGACTTTGCAAAAGgagatggtttatttggacttTAAAAAATGGATCAAACTCCTAAGTGTAACGAAAAACACTGAAAAGTCTTGAAATGACATATCTCAGGGCagataacagaaaaattgattCTATTACTTTAGGAAGTGCAGGTGAAGTGTAATTTGGAACTGGATTGTCAACTATTGTTGTGGAGGTTGGCTGTTCTGTATTTTGTTTACTTGATCTTGATTTGGTTGGATAAGCTGCTGATAAGGGAGGGAAGGATTCTAGttgctgaaaaagaaataaatagagaaaaatattactttacaTTAAGCAAAGCACTGTCACCATAGATTTCAGTCAATCTTGAATGTTGTAGTGCCTACCGCTTTTGAGGTAGTTCCAACCATGAAGATTAGATCAAATTGTTATAGttttaatattaaaatgatACCAAGTTAAGAAtgttaattaaccctttaactcctaagatgtGACTGttcattctcccctctacctgcaacacattttgttgtaaactaattacaagaatttggcgttaaatcaagataacaacttcaacctgaaaAGTtaaagtattctcattacctgtttggtggATAATGTGTTGATATTTTGGGAAGGAgctacatgtttatcacttctgggagcttGAGGGTTAGCGAGCAAGTTTATaattaaagataaaattaccttCAATAACTATTAAAGTGAAATTCAGATtacatttttaaccctttacaacctaacatcagtattcatattctccatactgttctctgtatatttACTGAGGTGCTGAtaagagaatttgtctaacagtcaagagtttccttagttggtgatcgttCCCTTTaatctcatgacattaatgtgtgattcagtggtgacaatgtaaggagaaattagatgctagtcactcttaggggttaaagggttaattattttttttcctacctCCTCTTCCTCCAGACCGTTTAATTATCAagttttaaccatttcaatGCGCCACGTGCATATTAGTAGCTTTAACTTTTACAAGTTCATACCACATCAAAAGAGACAATACTTCACCTTAATAACACTGGTATCAGCTGTTGCTTTCTTTTCCCCTGGTTTCCTTATAGGGGGTGAATCAGTTAGTGCACGTGCTTTCATCACATTAGCTCTTCCGCGGCCTATTGCAGGCGCTTGAGCCGTGTTTTTGTCCTTTGTTATTTCCAAAGCGGCCTTGGGAAGACTGAGAGAGGCGACATCTTTTGCAGGTTTTCCTCTTCCATGCCCAACCGCTGGTATTGGTTCTGTTTCCTCAGGCATTTTAGAGGTATGTGCATCGATGTAATATTCTGCGTCCCAAGTCCTCCATCGggacgccatcttgaatgtttaCAACAAATTCATTTAAGTCCAGTCTCCCTCTGCTTTCTCTGCTCAGCAGGTGTTGCCTATTGCGTTACGTGTCACGTAACAACTGAACCGCAATAACAcccgagttttttttttttttgcttattttttaatttttttttcgcttactTATTTTTCTGAATTCAAACGATCTAAAATTAGCCTGTTGTGCCTataagtttcaatttttgtgAGCAATTCGGCATAATCTACCCGAAACACGTAGAGTTTGAGTTTGAAACGTCTCTCCTGTTTCGATGGCTTTGTGGGTTTTAAGTTAGTGCGTGACACAGAATGTGTATGTCTGAGTATCATTCgtcatttaactcccagaagtgattccCATGTAATTTCTTCCTATACTATCCATACATTACACAGCAAACcggtagtgagaatactcaaactcatcataaacaatttttttcaggtcctattttcaactactagttcagtagtgttcttagaagcgaggatctcttaaattcgtttcttcaccgcagtgcaaatatatgaatttcatatgtCTAAAATCATCATCCATCAGATACAAtttattaccttgattgaacacctaattctcgtaatcaatttacaaggaattgtgcaatggctaaaggggagaattgacaatcagatcttgggagttgaagggttaagaaacACGCATGCTCTTGTTGGTCAATGTTATAACGAAGGGGATAACcgtctgaagaaactgtggtgtg from Pocillopora verrucosa isolate sample1 chromosome 8, ASM3666991v2, whole genome shotgun sequence includes these protein-coding regions:
- the LOC131782789 gene encoding RNA-binding motif, single-stranded-interacting protein 3-like, with protein sequence MASRWRTWDAEYYIDAHTSKMPEETEPIPAVGHGRGKPAKDVASLSLPKAALEITKDKNTAQAPAIGRGRANVMKARALTDSPPIRKPGEKKATADTSVIKQLESFPPLSAAYPTKSRSSKQNTEQPTSTTIVDNPVPNYTSPALPKKDLLQSLDGSDVIIIENFPPNITEQDLIDLLNPYGDVLSCVIERDGNGINLGTSLIRMESRTACEWIVNTFTGEVYPGASEPMVCRFLTE